Proteins from a single region of Chryseobacterium sp. W4I1:
- a CDS encoding response regulator transcription factor: METKVENKEIVFLLADDHSIVRQGIEIIISDIVPNSKVFQTSSLQQIEELVKLNHIQIAIIDAHFPDGNSLHFLPLIKAANPDIKILIFSGLEEDLYVLKFIKAGANGYLSKLSEEEEIKQALLSFIEKGEYFSELSRNLMVQFVNNPDLINPLTRLTKREFQIAEMYAEGYGNLEIANHLDIKQNTVSTIKKNIFEKLQIENLVELIDLIKTHHKI; this comes from the coding sequence ATGGAAACAAAGGTTGAAAATAAGGAAATCGTATTCCTTTTAGCAGATGACCATAGCATCGTAAGACAGGGGATTGAGATCATCATCAGTGATATTGTACCTAATTCTAAGGTGTTTCAGACTTCTTCCTTACAGCAGATCGAGGAACTGGTAAAATTAAATCATATACAGATAGCGATCATTGATGCCCATTTTCCGGATGGAAACAGTCTTCACTTTTTACCACTCATAAAAGCCGCTAATCCGGATATTAAAATTTTAATTTTTTCTGGTCTTGAAGAAGATCTGTATGTCCTTAAATTTATTAAAGCCGGTGCCAACGGGTACCTGAGCAAATTAAGTGAAGAGGAAGAAATAAAACAAGCGCTCTTAAGTTTCATAGAAAAAGGCGAATATTTTTCTGAACTTTCAAGGAATTTAATGGTTCAGTTTGTTAACAATCCGGATCTGATCAATCCTCTGACCCGTTTGACTAAACGAGAATTCCAGATTGCAGAAATGTATGCAGAAGGATATGGAAACCTCGAAATTGCCAATCACCTGGATATAAAACAAAATACCGTAAGCACTATCAAGAAAAACATATTTGAAAAGTTGCAGATTGAAAATCTTGTTGAACTAATCGATCTCATCAAAACCCATCATAAAATATAG
- a CDS encoding HAMP domain-containing sensor histidine kinase, whose protein sequence is MRKIVHYSMIICILLIQIIIAVFFYNEFVNEKKLKFIKDQLEQSKALGKLADNSRKDFMDAQNYLQKYMISQDDKDLKLYFQSLRKLNSNFDKINEYGDRNPALKNSLAEQKKDTLKITKLKTVIDSVYQSSLNPPVKIQDQHYELEKYENKDNFEDLNIQTRTYSDTIKKKGLMGRLRDAISGKENVRKESTVITLSNKKPANISKVKSRMDSLVKSIDKHYITEVKKIQLSTARNQKQSVNFYSNFSKLLVYSNGLINMYENAIKDFKSELEKEYTKQNSYNSRIRTYLVLGLMTLMFIVSVLIMYFTRIAFIYEQKLKAANKQNKKNLNFKNRILGMLSHDIRSPLKIINIFIDKINRSTQDETVKGYLKSIKFTNSTLLLQSNQILEYTKDQEAEKKLIKSVFNLKDELNSIATAITPYIETRNNKFVVTDRIPAGTIVNSDNIKINQLFMNILGNANKFTENGLINLTMSTEAIGENKISLTTTVEDTGVGISESDLGKIFEPYYQGVISDEVDNLGAGLGLSLCKEIVELFNGKIEVSSTQYKGTKITFMINLNINA, encoded by the coding sequence TTGAGGAAGATTGTTCATTACTCAATGATCATATGTATTTTGTTGATACAGATCATTATAGCTGTATTTTTTTATAATGAATTTGTTAATGAGAAGAAACTAAAGTTTATTAAGGATCAATTGGAGCAGAGTAAGGCATTGGGCAAGCTGGCCGACAACTCTAGAAAAGATTTTATGGATGCGCAAAATTATCTTCAGAAATATATGATCAGTCAGGATGACAAAGATCTGAAGTTGTATTTTCAATCCCTTAGAAAGCTTAATAGTAATTTTGATAAGATAAACGAATATGGAGACAGAAATCCTGCACTGAAAAACAGTTTAGCAGAGCAGAAAAAAGATACCCTGAAAATCACAAAATTAAAAACCGTAATAGATTCTGTATACCAGTCCTCTCTGAACCCGCCGGTAAAAATCCAGGATCAGCATTATGAGCTGGAGAAATATGAAAATAAAGACAACTTTGAAGACCTGAATATACAGACCCGTACTTATTCTGATACCATTAAAAAGAAAGGCTTGATGGGACGTTTAAGAGATGCCATATCGGGTAAGGAGAATGTACGGAAGGAAAGTACAGTTATTACTTTATCCAATAAGAAACCTGCTAATATCTCTAAAGTAAAATCCAGGATGGACAGTCTGGTAAAATCGATAGACAAACATTATATCACTGAAGTTAAGAAGATCCAACTATCCACCGCCAGGAACCAAAAGCAAAGTGTGAACTTTTATAGTAATTTCAGTAAATTATTGGTGTATAGTAACGGTTTGATTAATATGTATGAAAATGCTATTAAAGATTTTAAATCAGAATTAGAAAAAGAATATACCAAGCAGAATTCATATAACAGCAGAATCAGAACATATCTGGTACTGGGATTAATGACCCTGATGTTCATTGTATCCGTCCTTATCATGTATTTTACAAGAATTGCCTTCATATATGAGCAGAAGCTCAAAGCTGCAAACAAACAAAATAAAAAGAACCTTAATTTCAAAAACAGAATTCTTGGGATGCTGAGCCACGACATTAGATCACCATTAAAGATTATTAACATTTTTATCGACAAGATCAACAGGTCTACACAAGATGAAACCGTAAAAGGTTATTTAAAGTCCATTAAATTTACCAACAGTACTTTACTGCTGCAATCCAACCAGATCCTAGAATATACAAAAGATCAGGAAGCTGAAAAAAAGCTGATAAAATCTGTTTTTAACCTTAAAGATGAGCTTAATTCTATTGCAACCGCTATTACACCATATATAGAAACCAGAAATAATAAATTCGTGGTAACCGACAGAATACCTGCCGGAACCATTGTAAATTCAGATAATATAAAAATCAATCAGCTGTTTATGAATATTTTGGGTAATGCCAACAAATTCACAGAAAACGGACTGATTAATCTTACGATGTCTACTGAAGCGATTGGTGAAAATAAAATTTCACTTACCACAACAGTAGAAGATACCGGAGTTGGAATTTCCGAGTCTGACTTAGGTAAGATATTTGAGCCTTATTATCAGGGAGTGATATCTGATGAGGTAGATAATCTTGGCGCAGGATTGGGGCTAAGTTTATGTAAAGAAATTGTAGAGCTCTTTAATGGAAAAATAGAGGTTTCAAGCACACAGTATAAAGGAACAAAAATAACTTTCATGATCAATTTAAATATCAATGCATAA